A window from Hemibagrus wyckioides isolate EC202008001 linkage group LG17, SWU_Hwy_1.0, whole genome shotgun sequence encodes these proteins:
- the inpp5ka gene encoding inositol polyphosphate 5-phosphatase Ka isoform X1, with protein MEQETLIALNSLSLEQKRLNIDTFRLFMVTWNVATAEPPEDITSLLQLNSLNKADLYVIGLQEVRAAPLKFVTDLAFGDSWSSLFMNTLTPLGYIKVSAVRMQGLLLLFFSKLEHVPYIREIRTTYTRTGIYGYWGNKGGVSIRFSLYGHSLCFLNCHLSAHIHNASERVEEFEHILNSQTFDDKNTLSVLDHKLVFWFGDLNFRIEDHGMHFIRNCINSKNFNLLWTKDQLNMMKKKIPRLQQFEEGPLNFQPTYKFDLNSDKYDSRLQTAWFGLTAKKRKPAWCDRILWWMNPKPPPQNSDKKHNDADADDDDDDEEQKRLEKTSDEFPLRVVQDTYTSNMEYSVSDHKPVIGVFTLELMKMYETPLVHVSAEGEWSADMDAVVTYSPLEQFPSSAWDWIGLYKVGFQSVYDYITYTWVKDDQVAFSNELIQVYVSKEEIPVRGGECVLCYYSSNLQCIVGISEPFKVHESQAAIEEGFLFENVNRYDQTLSS; from the exons ATGGAGCAGGAAACATTAATAGCACTGAACTCTCTCAGTCTGGAGCAGAAGAGGCTCAACATCGACACGTTCAG GCTCTTCATGGTCACCTGGAACGTGGCTACAGCGGAGCCTCCTGAAGACATCACGTCTCTCCTGCAGCTGAATTCGCTGAACAAAGCAGACCTCTATGTGATCGG GTTACAGGAAGTGAGAGCAGCACCTCTGAAGTTCGTCACAGATCTAGCTTTTGGAGATTCCTGGAGCTCCCTGTTTATGAATACGTTGACTCCTCTGGGTTATATTAAA GTGTCCGCTGTGAGGATGCAGGGTCTGCTGCTGCTCTTCTTCTCTAAGTTAGAGCACGTCCCCTATATTAGAGAAATCCGGACCACATACACTCGCACCGGGATCTACGGATACTGG GGAAATAAAGGCGGGGTCAGCATCCGTTTCTCCTTGTATGGTCATTCTCTCTGCTTCCTCAACTGTCACCTGTCAGCGCACATCCATAACGCCTCTGAGAGAGTGGAGGAGTTTGAGCACATCCTCAACTCCCAGACCTTTGACGACAAAAACACTCTGTCTGTTTTAGACCACAA GCTCGTCTTCTGGTTCGGAGACTTGAATTTTCGTATCGAAGACCACGGGATGCACTTCATCCGCAACTGCATCAACAGCAAGAATTTCAACCTGCTGTGGACTAAAGACCAG CTGAatatgatgaaaaagaagattCCCAGACTGCAGCAGTTTGAAGAAGGACCTCTCAATTTTCAGCCTACCTACAAATTCGACTTGAACTCCGATAAATACGACTCAAG GCTACAGACGGCTTGGTTCGGTCTTAC CGCGAAAAAGCGCAAGCCCGCATGGTGCGATCGGATCCTGTGGTGGATGAACCCCAAACCTCCACCTCAGAATTCAGATAAAAAGCATAACGACGCTgacgctgatgatgatgatgatgatgaagagcagAAGCGGCTTGAGAAGACGTCGGATGAATTTCCTCTCCGAGTCGTACAGGACACTTACACCAGCAACATGGAGTACAGCGTCAGTGACCATAAACCCGTCATCGGCGTCTTCACACTGGAG CTGATGAAGATGTACGAGACTCCTCTGGTTCATGTGAGTGCTGAGGGAGAATGGAGTGCAGACATGGACGCTGTGGTGACTTACAGTCCTCTGGAGCAGTTTCCTTCCAGTGCCTGGGACTGGATTGGCCTTTATAAG gttgGCTTCCAGAGTGTTTATGACTACATCACCTATACCTGGGTAAAGGATGACCAGGTGGCCTTCAGTAATGAGCTCATCCAG GTGTATGTAAGCAAGGAGGAGATCCCGGTCAGAGGCGGTGAATGTGTCCTGTGTTACTACAGTAGTAacctgcagtgcattgtgggtatcAGCGAACCTTTTAAA GTTCACGAGTCACAAGCGGCGATTGAAGAAGGCTTTTTATTCGAGAACGTTAACAGATACGACCAGACTCTGTCCAGTTAG
- the inpp5ka gene encoding inositol polyphosphate 5-phosphatase Ka isoform X2 encodes MEQETLIALNSLSLEQKRLNIDTFRLFMVTWNVATAEPPEDITSLLQLNSLNKADLYVIGLQEVRAAPLKFVTDLAFGDSWSSLFMNTLTPLGYIKVSAVRMQGLLLLFFSKLEHVPYIREIRTTYTRTGIYGYWGNKGGVSIRFSLYGHSLCFLNCHLSAHIHNASERVEEFEHILNSQTFDDKNTLSVLDHKLVFWFGDLNFRIEDHGMHFIRNCINSKNFNLLWTKDQLNMMKKKIPRLQQFEEGPLNFQPTYKFDLNSDKYDSSAKKRKPAWCDRILWWMNPKPPPQNSDKKHNDADADDDDDDEEQKRLEKTSDEFPLRVVQDTYTSNMEYSVSDHKPVIGVFTLELMKMYETPLVHVSAEGEWSADMDAVVTYSPLEQFPSSAWDWIGLYKVGFQSVYDYITYTWVKDDQVAFSNELIQVYVSKEEIPVRGGECVLCYYSSNLQCIVGISEPFKVHESQAAIEEGFLFENVNRYDQTLSS; translated from the exons ATGGAGCAGGAAACATTAATAGCACTGAACTCTCTCAGTCTGGAGCAGAAGAGGCTCAACATCGACACGTTCAG GCTCTTCATGGTCACCTGGAACGTGGCTACAGCGGAGCCTCCTGAAGACATCACGTCTCTCCTGCAGCTGAATTCGCTGAACAAAGCAGACCTCTATGTGATCGG GTTACAGGAAGTGAGAGCAGCACCTCTGAAGTTCGTCACAGATCTAGCTTTTGGAGATTCCTGGAGCTCCCTGTTTATGAATACGTTGACTCCTCTGGGTTATATTAAA GTGTCCGCTGTGAGGATGCAGGGTCTGCTGCTGCTCTTCTTCTCTAAGTTAGAGCACGTCCCCTATATTAGAGAAATCCGGACCACATACACTCGCACCGGGATCTACGGATACTGG GGAAATAAAGGCGGGGTCAGCATCCGTTTCTCCTTGTATGGTCATTCTCTCTGCTTCCTCAACTGTCACCTGTCAGCGCACATCCATAACGCCTCTGAGAGAGTGGAGGAGTTTGAGCACATCCTCAACTCCCAGACCTTTGACGACAAAAACACTCTGTCTGTTTTAGACCACAA GCTCGTCTTCTGGTTCGGAGACTTGAATTTTCGTATCGAAGACCACGGGATGCACTTCATCCGCAACTGCATCAACAGCAAGAATTTCAACCTGCTGTGGACTAAAGACCAG CTGAatatgatgaaaaagaagattCCCAGACTGCAGCAGTTTGAAGAAGGACCTCTCAATTTTCAGCCTACCTACAAATTCGACTTGAACTCCGATAAATACGACTCAAG CGCGAAAAAGCGCAAGCCCGCATGGTGCGATCGGATCCTGTGGTGGATGAACCCCAAACCTCCACCTCAGAATTCAGATAAAAAGCATAACGACGCTgacgctgatgatgatgatgatgatgaagagcagAAGCGGCTTGAGAAGACGTCGGATGAATTTCCTCTCCGAGTCGTACAGGACACTTACACCAGCAACATGGAGTACAGCGTCAGTGACCATAAACCCGTCATCGGCGTCTTCACACTGGAG CTGATGAAGATGTACGAGACTCCTCTGGTTCATGTGAGTGCTGAGGGAGAATGGAGTGCAGACATGGACGCTGTGGTGACTTACAGTCCTCTGGAGCAGTTTCCTTCCAGTGCCTGGGACTGGATTGGCCTTTATAAG gttgGCTTCCAGAGTGTTTATGACTACATCACCTATACCTGGGTAAAGGATGACCAGGTGGCCTTCAGTAATGAGCTCATCCAG GTGTATGTAAGCAAGGAGGAGATCCCGGTCAGAGGCGGTGAATGTGTCCTGTGTTACTACAGTAGTAacctgcagtgcattgtgggtatcAGCGAACCTTTTAAA GTTCACGAGTCACAAGCGGCGATTGAAGAAGGCTTTTTATTCGAGAACGTTAACAGATACGACCAGACTCTGTCCAGTTAG
- the xaf1 gene encoding XIAP-associated factor 1, with product MDPKEEMEVCSHCNKEVVKTNLPMHEAHCQRFLCLCPDCEEQVPKDQLEEHRQEQHTLIKCQQCHAKMEKCKLAEHEAHECTERLESCEFCQLALPLSKLDEHVETCGSRTERCQDCNQYVILKDQLRHAQICNTDDFNTKSTNGNVKHLSAPTQQEDEGFDYMVDTSRNQTVGQSDTTFSLSNLQKKKKQNEKTGWIDQDQISTCPYCHLALPVNTLKWHQDKCRIVEGLRKVNEAMDVSGKK from the exons ATGGACCCTAAAGAAGAGATGGAAGTTTGCAGCCACTG CAATAAAGAGGTGGTGAAGACGAACCTTCCCATGCATGAAGCTCACTGCCAGCGTTTCCTGTGTCTCTGCCCTGACTGTGAAGAACAGGTGCCAAAGGATCAGCTGGAGGAACATCGACAGGAACAGCACACTCTG ATCAAATGTCAGCAGTGCCATGCGAAGATGGAAAAATGCAAGCTAGCAGAGCATGAA GCACACGAATGCACAGAGAGGCTGGAGAGTTGTGAGTTTTGTCAGCTGGCTCTGCCTTTGAGTAAACTGGACGAGCACGTCGAGACCTGCGGGAGTCGGACAGAACGCTGTCAGGACTGTAACCAGTACGTCATCCTGAAAGACCAGCTCCGGCACGCTCAGATCTGCAACACTGACGACTTTAATA ctaAATCCACTAATGGAAATGTAAAGCATCTGTCAGCGCCCACTCAGCAGGAGGATGAG ggtttcgACTACATGGTAGACACTTCGAGAAATCAGACTGTCGGCCAATCGGACACGACCTTCTCACTATCGAAtctgcagaagaagaagaagcagaatgaGAAAACAGGATGGATAGACCAGGATCAGATCAGCACCTGTCCGTACTGTCACCTCGCTCTGCcagtaaacacactgaaatggCACCAG GACAAATGCAGGATTGTGGAAGGTCTGAGAAAGGTGAACGAGGCGATGGATGTGAGCGGAAAGAAGTGA
- the tekt1 gene encoding tektin-1: MSQVLKAPPKFLPSEWKHANHVHFRSAEAERVRSERLTDECKRLIEDSEKSVRRMQQDANNRLEQRLKDIKFWRQELEQKLQEIVQEIELLLTMKNRVERALGSCSEPLQATLDCLNERQKRVEIDLVHDEVEKELLKEKDVIEGVSALLQRTLEQIIEQIRLNRSAKYYLEKDLRDKFQAERIDDFCSLLSSTTASAEEQAGAGQRPDGGLAVTPQEWETFSDVNIGKAEKERNNSASLRALVENLLAQTAADMRRQHEATGSTLELRIHETRSAKAALEDQLSKLLVEIANQEQNLDALKVAVADKEGPVKLAETRLHARQQRPRAELCNDHAHRRLLAEVQQLKSHVSRLKEGLSQSEMELRALTRSQLLLEEEIQVKSNSLYIDEVICTQLHQPITIHDF, translated from the exons ATGTCTCAGGTATTAAAAGCACCTCCTAAGTTTCTGCCTTCTGAGTGGAAACATGCGAACCACGTGCACTTCAGGAGCGCAGAGGCCGAGCGAGTGCGCTCAGAGCGACTCACAGACGAGTGTAAGAGACTGATAGAGGACAGCGAGAAGTCGGTGAGACGCATGCAGCAGGATGCTAACAACCGGCTGG AGCAGAGACTCAAAGATATTAAGTTCTGGAGGCAGGAGCTGGAGCAAAAACTGCAGGAGATAGTGCAGGAGATCGAGCTGCTCCTGACTATGAAGAACCGAGTAGAGAGAGCTCTGGGGAGTTGCTCTGAGCCTCTGCAAGCCACTCTGGACTGTCTGAATGAGAG GCAGAAGCGGGTGGAGATAGACCTCGTTCATGACGAGGTGGAGAAGGAGCTTCTGAAGGAGAAGGACGTGATCGAGGGAGTGTCGGCTCTCCTCCAGCGCACTCTGGAGCAGATCATTGAGCAGATCAG GCTCAACCGCTCAGCCAAATACTACCTGGAGAAAGATCTGCGGGATAAATTTCAGGCAGAACGTATCGATGATTTCTGCTCCCTGCTCAGCAGCACCACAGCGAGTGCAGAGGAACAGGCTGGAGCCGGACAACGTCCTGATGGAGG actCGCCGTGACTCCTCAGGAATGGGAGACGTTCTCTGACGTGAACATCGGCAAGGCCGAGAAGGAGAGGAATAACTCGGCATCTCTGAGAGCGCTGGTGGAGAACCTGCTGGCGCAGACGGCAGCAGACATGCGCAGGCAGCACGAGGCCACCGGCTCGACCCTGGAGCTGCGCATACACGAGACCAGAAGTGCCAAAGCGGCGCTGGAAGATCAGCTGAGCAAG CTGCTTGTGGAGATTGCGAACCAGGAACAGAACCTCGATGCTCTGAAAGTGGCTGTTGCTGATAAAGAAGGGCCAGTGAAGCTGGCCGAGACACGGCTTCACGCACGCCAACAGCGACCCAGAGCTGAGCTGTGTAATGATCACGCTCACAGACGCCTGCTCGCTGAAGTACAACAGCTTAAGAGCCACGTGTCCAG GCTGAAAGAGGGTCTGTCCCAGTCAGAGATGGAGCTCAGAGCCCTGACCAGAAGCCAGCTGCTCCTGGAGGAGGAGATCCAGGTCAAATCAAACTCGCTCTATATAGACGAAGTGATCTGCACGCagctccatcagccaatcaccATTCACGATTTCTGA